The proteins below are encoded in one region of Streptomyces roseirectus:
- a CDS encoding RidA family protein codes for MIRRVTSPDLFRPPVYSHASIVEAGTRLAFLAGAVPLDAEGNLVGAGDPVRQAEQVLANLEEQLRAAGSDLAHVVVTDVYVVSTEPGVLAEVWKVVQSSGLAIGPHSSTLLGVACLGYPGQLVEITATAVVPE; via the coding sequence ATGATCCGCCGCGTCACCTCTCCGGACCTCTTCCGCCCGCCCGTCTACTCCCACGCCTCGATCGTCGAGGCCGGCACGAGACTCGCGTTCCTCGCCGGCGCGGTGCCGCTCGACGCCGAGGGGAACCTCGTGGGGGCGGGGGACCCGGTGCGGCAGGCGGAACAGGTTCTCGCCAACCTGGAGGAGCAACTGAGGGCGGCCGGGAGCGACTTGGCGCACGTCGTGGTGACGGACGTGTACGTGGTGAGCACCGAGCCCGGCGTCCTGGCGGAGGTCTGGAAGGTCGTCCAGTCGTCCGGGCTCGCCATCGGCCCGCACTCCTCGACCCTCCTCGGCGTCGCCTGCCTCGGCTATCCGGGCCAGCTGGTGGAGATCACGGCGACGGCGGTGGTACCGGAGTAG